The proteins below come from a single Drosophila teissieri strain GT53w chromosome 3L, Prin_Dtei_1.1, whole genome shotgun sequence genomic window:
- the LOC122616272 gene encoding uncharacterized protein LOC122616272 gives MTSVIKMGMLFLIGCLVMQTINALPFDRFSREDDERNNEVSGEWFKKPILRLDRLFGTEESPSGSRKEVSRPSRSDKGETTESSKHAHSMITSMLGFVSSVINFGRTFIRDQ, from the exons ATGACCTCAGTAATCAAGATGGGTATGCTCTTCCTTATCGGATGTCTCGTCATGCAGACAA TCAACGCCCTGCCATTCGACAGATTCAGCCGGGAGGATGATGAACGCAACAACGAGGTCAGCGGTGAATGGTTCAAGAAACCCATTCTCAGGTTGGATCGTCTCTTTGGCACCGAAGAATCGCCGTCGGGAAGTCGCAAAGAAGTGAGCAGACCCAGCAGAAGCGATAAGGGCGAAACCACAGAGAGCTCCAAGCACGCCCATTCCATGATCACCTCGATGCTCGGATTCGTGAGCAGCGTCATCAACTTCGGCAGGACCTTCATAAGGGATCAATAG
- the LOC122616271 gene encoding multidrug resistance protein homolog 65 isoform X2 encodes MQELRKDSVSFGILMTLNTLLMLFSGVYYVDAFNRLALKLTVRMRREFFKATLRQEIGWHDMAKDQNFAVRITDNMEKIRSGIAENLGHYVEIMCDVTISVVLSFVYGWKLALAIVFYIPLTLVVNSAVAHYQGKLTGQEQSSYVRASSVVEEVIGAIRTVVAFGGERTESQRYDTLLKPALKAGKWKGAFSGLSDTVMKAMLFITGAGSFWYGANLILYYRDPSIPIDEREYTPAVVMIVISGIIVSANQISRTSPFLETFAMARGSASAILDVIDRTSLIDPLSKAGKILNYGLKGAVEFRDVFFRYPAREDVIVLRGLNVVIEEGQTVALVGPSGCGKSTCIQLLQRFYDPVFGQVLLDGEDVRKYNIKWLRSNIAVVGQEPVLFQGTIGENIRHGKPEATQKEVEDAAKAGNAHDFIIALHKGYDTDISEKGVQLSGGQRQRIAIARALIQQPKILLLDEATSALDYHSEKLVQAALDKACKGRTTLVVSHRLSAIRHAHRIVYIENGKAVEQGTHEELMKLEGFYHKMVTVHSYDDSAEELLNELEEVAEIKERKMSYEVEPYQLGTRNSIVSLEKNAEFQMKNLNGLTNITLNPEFEDAGVPSGNYISTFFRILGWARPEWSFLIIGAICAGLYGVTMPVFSVVLAELYGSLAKPTDEEVLDQSASMAIISLVIGIAAGVVCYIQTFFFNLAGVWLTMRMRSKTFKCIMNQEMGWFDRKENSIGALSARLSGDAASVQGAIGFPLSNIIQAFTNFICSIAIAFPYSWELALICLSTSPFMIASIVFEARFGEKSALKEKEVLEETSRIATETITQIRTVAGLRREEDLIKIYDKEVERYRTQILSRLKWRGLVNSLGKSLMFFGYAVTLTYGGHMCADGKIKFETIMKISNTMLYGLFILAQSLAFTPAFNAALLSANRMYEIIDRKPQIQSPESFEIQQNGNGTAYKTNVVQQGVSYRGLNFSYPSRPHIKVLQNFNLDINQGQTVALVGASGSGKSTCVQLLMRYYDPDEGKILIDQESIHHDMDLKTLRRRLGIVSQEPSLFEKSIADNIGYGDTSRQVPMQQIIEAAKMANAHEFIMSLPAQYDTVLGAKGTQLSGGQKQRIAIARAMVRNPKILLLDEATSALDFQSERVVQQALDSACSGRTCIVIAHRLSTIQNANVICVIQAGKIVEQGTHSQLLAKNGIYSKLYRCQTKAS; translated from the exons ATGCAGGAGCTGCGAAAGGACAGCGTATCCTTCGGCATACTCATGACCCTGAATACTCTGCTGATGCTCTTCTCCGGAGTTTACTATGTGGATGCATTCAACAGATTGGCTCTGAAACTCACAGTCCGCATGCGAAGGGAATTCTTCAAGGCCACTCTAAGACAGGAGATCGGATGGCATGACATGGCCAAGGATCAAAACTTTGCCGTTCGCATTACTGA CAACATGGAGAAAATACGCAGTGGCATAGCTGAAAACTTAGGTCACTATGTGGAGATCATGTGTGATGTAACCATCAGTGTAGTTCTCTCCTTTGTCTACGGATGGAAATTGGCTCTGGCGATAGTGTTTTATATACCCTTAACCCTCGTAGTCAACTCAGCAGTGGCCCAT tacCAAGGTAAGCTGACGGGCCAGGAGCAAAGCTCCTATGTTCGAGCCAGCTCGGTAGTTGAGGAAGTGATTGGAGCCATCCGGACTGTGGTGGCATTTGGAGGAGAACGAACCGAGTCCCAGCGGTATGACACTCTGCTGAAACCCGCTCTCAAGGCTGGCAAATGGAAAGGAGCCTTCTCCGGACTGAGTGACACGGTGATGAAGGCCATGTTGTTTATCACAGGAGCGGGTTCCTTCTGGTACGGAGCTAATTTGATTCTCTACTACCGGGATCCCAGCATTCCCATTGACGAGAGGGAATACACGCCGGCGGTTGTGATGATTGTGATATCGGGCATAATCGTGAGTGCCAATCAAATATCCCGAACCTCACCGTTTTTGGAGACATTCGCCATGGCTCGAGGCTCGGCTTCAGCCATATTGGATGTAATAGATCGAACATCCCTGATTGATCCACTCTCCAAGGCTGGGAAAATCCTGAACTATGGTCTGAAGGGAGCCGTAGAGTTCAGAGATGTGTTCTTCCGCTATCCTGCCAGAGAAGATGTTATTGTGCTGCGTGGTCTGAATGTGGTCATCGAGGAAGGTCAAACTGTGGCCCTGGTGGGTCCTTCAGGATGCGGCAAGTCCACGTGCATACAGCTGTTGCAGCGCTTCTATGATCCCGTCTTTGGGCAAGTGCTATTGGATGGTGAGGACGTCCGGAAGTACAACATCAAGTGGCTGCGTTCGAACATTGCCGTGGTGGGTCAGGAGCCCGTTCTCTTCCAGGGAACTATTGGGGAAAATATCCGGCATGGCAAGCCAGAAGCCACCCAAAAGGAAGTCGAAGACGCAGCTAAAGCCGGCAATGCTCACGATTTTATCATAGCTCTACATAAG GGCTACGATACGGACATCAGCGAGAAGGGCGTTCAGCTTTCTGGAGGTCAGCGTCAGCGTATTGCCATCGCTAGAGCTCTAATTCAGCAGCCGAAAATCCTGCTTCTGGATGAGGCCACCTCCGCCTTGGATTACCACTCCGAGAAGCTGGTCCAGGCTGCGCTGGACAAGGCCTGCAAGGGCAGAACCACCTTGGTGGTGTCCCATCGCCTTTCGGCCATCCGGCACGCCCATCGAATTGTTTATATTGAAAATGGCAAAGCCGTGGAGCAAGGCACCCACGAGGAGTTGATGAAGCTGGAGGGATTCTATCACAAAATGGTCACCGTGCATTCCTACGATGATTCCGCCGAGGAGCTACTAAATGAACTGGAAGAAGTGGCCGAGATCAAGGAGAGAAAAATGTCCTATGAAGTTGAACCTTACCAGCTGGGCACCCGGAACTCCATTGTGTCGCTGGAAAAGAACGCAGAGTTTCAGATGAAGAACCTAAATGGCCTGACCAATATAACTCTGAATCCGGAATTTGAGGATGCGGGAGTTCCATCCGGAAATTATATCAGCACGTTCTTTCGCATTTTGGGTTGGGCTCGACCAGAGTGGAGTTTTCTCATTATTGGCGCCATCTGTGCTGGACTTTATGGAGTCACCATGCCGGTATTTTCCGTGGTGCTAGCTGAACTATATGGATCGTTGGCCAAGCCAACGGACGAGGAAGTCCTCGACCAAAGTGCGTCCATGGCCATCATCTCCCTGGTGATTGGCATCGCAGCTGGCGTGGTCTGCTACATCCAGACATTTTTCTTCAATCTGGCTGGAGTCTGGCTTACTATGCGAATGCG CTCCAAGACCTTTAAATGCATCATGAACCAGGAGATGGGATGGTTCGATCGCAAGGAGAACAGCATTGGAGCCCTTTCTGCCCGACTATCCGGCGATGCGGCCAGCGTTCAAGGAGCCATTGGATTTCCGCTGAGCAACATCATCCAGGCGTTTACCAACTTCATCTGCAGTATTGCGATTGCCTTTCCCTACTCCTGGGAATTGGCCTTAATTTGCCTGAGCACCTCGCCCTTCATGATTGCATCCATTGTTTTCGAGGCTAGATTTGGGGAGAAGTCGGCGTTGAAGGAGAAGGAGGTGCTGGAGGAAACCAGCCGCATAGCCACCGAGACTATTACTCAAATTCGGACAGTGGCTGGACTGCGACGAGAGGAGGATCTGATTAAGATATATGACAAGGAGGTGGAGCGATATCGCACGCAGATCCTCAGTCGACTGAAATGGCGAGGACTGGTCAACTCCTTGGGCAAGTCCCTCATGTTCTTCGGCTACGCAGTGACCCTGACATATGGTGGACACATGTGTGCTGATGGCAAGATCAAATTTGAGACGATTATGAA aATATCCAACACAATGCTGTATGGTCTATTTATTCTGGCCCAATCTCTGGCCTTCACTCCCGCCTTCAATGCTGCTCTCCTTTCCGCCAATCGAATGTATGAGATCATTGATCGTAAGCCACAGATCCAATCACCCGAATCCTTCGAGATCCAACAGAATGGCAATGGAACGGCTTACAAGACCAATGTCGTGCAGCAAGGAGTCAGCTATCGTGGCCTCAACTTCTCCTATCCCTCGAGACCGCATATTAAGGTCCTACAGAACTTCAATCTGGATATCAATCAGGGTCAGACGGTTGCCTTGGTGGGTGCTTCGGGATCGGGAAAATCCACATGTGTACAGCTATTGATGCGGTACTACGATCCGGATGAGGGCAAGATT CTCATAGACCAGGAGAGCATCCACCACGACATGGACTTGAAAACTCTACGTCGACGCCTGGGCATTGTGTCCCAGGAACCTTCGCTTTTCGAGAAGTCCATCGCCGATAATATTGGCTATGGAGACACTTCGCGACAGGTGCCCATGCAGCAGATAATCGAGGCGGCCAAAATGGCCAATGCCCATGAGTTCATAATGTCCCTGCCTGCGCAGTATGACACGGTTCTGGGCGCCAAGGGCACCCAACTCTCcggtggccaaaagcaaagaaTTGCGATTGCTCGTGCGATGGTGAGGAATCCCAAGATCCTGCTGCTGGATGAAGCCACCTCTGCGCTGGATTTCCAAAGTGAACGG GTGGTGCAACAAGCTTTGGACTCGGCATGTTCAGGACGAACCTGTATAGTAATAGCTCACCGCCTGTCCACCATCCAAAATGCCAATGTGATTTGCGTAATTCAAGCCGGAAAGATTGTGGAGCAGGGCACTCACTCGCAACTTCTGGCCAAGAATGGCATTTATTCCAAGCTCTATCGCTGTCAGACGAAAGCCTCTTGA
- the LOC122618070 gene encoding uncharacterized protein LOC122618070 produces MVLLRVIKYLVGCVVRVCNELSQNMSSLNKMFKYHLLEVS; encoded by the exons ATGGTGCTGCTGCGAGTGATCAAGTATCTAGTGG GCTGCGTGGTCCGGGTCTGCAACGAGTTGTCCCAGAACATGAGTTCATTGAATAAGATGTTCAAGTACCATTTGCTGGAGGTTAGTTAG
- the LOC122616271 gene encoding multidrug resistance protein homolog 65 isoform X1: MTETREDVPAADADEAAPEAQKKAKTKEAAQPMVSYTQLFRYIAGWDYLLLLSAVVAAFLQSLVFPIAIVVYSELVAMFIERTLGQGTSSVTIGLSLFGGGKILTNATYEENMQELRKDSVSFGILMTLNTLLMLFSGVYYVDAFNRLALKLTVRMRREFFKATLRQEIGWHDMAKDQNFAVRITDNMEKIRSGIAENLGHYVEIMCDVTISVVLSFVYGWKLALAIVFYIPLTLVVNSAVAHYQGKLTGQEQSSYVRASSVVEEVIGAIRTVVAFGGERTESQRYDTLLKPALKAGKWKGAFSGLSDTVMKAMLFITGAGSFWYGANLILYYRDPSIPIDEREYTPAVVMIVISGIIVSANQISRTSPFLETFAMARGSASAILDVIDRTSLIDPLSKAGKILNYGLKGAVEFRDVFFRYPAREDVIVLRGLNVVIEEGQTVALVGPSGCGKSTCIQLLQRFYDPVFGQVLLDGEDVRKYNIKWLRSNIAVVGQEPVLFQGTIGENIRHGKPEATQKEVEDAAKAGNAHDFIIALHKGYDTDISEKGVQLSGGQRQRIAIARALIQQPKILLLDEATSALDYHSEKLVQAALDKACKGRTTLVVSHRLSAIRHAHRIVYIENGKAVEQGTHEELMKLEGFYHKMVTVHSYDDSAEELLNELEEVAEIKERKMSYEVEPYQLGTRNSIVSLEKNAEFQMKNLNGLTNITLNPEFEDAGVPSGNYISTFFRILGWARPEWSFLIIGAICAGLYGVTMPVFSVVLAELYGSLAKPTDEEVLDQSASMAIISLVIGIAAGVVCYIQTFFFNLAGVWLTMRMRSKTFKCIMNQEMGWFDRKENSIGALSARLSGDAASVQGAIGFPLSNIIQAFTNFICSIAIAFPYSWELALICLSTSPFMIASIVFEARFGEKSALKEKEVLEETSRIATETITQIRTVAGLRREEDLIKIYDKEVERYRTQILSRLKWRGLVNSLGKSLMFFGYAVTLTYGGHMCADGKIKFETIMKISNTMLYGLFILAQSLAFTPAFNAALLSANRMYEIIDRKPQIQSPESFEIQQNGNGTAYKTNVVQQGVSYRGLNFSYPSRPHIKVLQNFNLDINQGQTVALVGASGSGKSTCVQLLMRYYDPDEGKILIDQESIHHDMDLKTLRRRLGIVSQEPSLFEKSIADNIGYGDTSRQVPMQQIIEAAKMANAHEFIMSLPAQYDTVLGAKGTQLSGGQKQRIAIARAMVRNPKILLLDEATSALDFQSERVVQQALDSACSGRTCIVIAHRLSTIQNANVICVIQAGKIVEQGTHSQLLAKNGIYSKLYRCQTKAS; encoded by the exons ATGACGGAGACCCGCGAAGATGTTCCtgctgcggatgcggatgaggcCGCGCCGGAGGCCCAGAAGAAGGCAAAGACCAAGGAGGCGGCTCAGCCCATGGTCAGCTACACACAGCTCTTTCGATACATCGCTGGATGGGATTACCTGCTGCTCCTGTCGGCTGTTGTGGCGGCATTCCTGCAATCCCTCGTctttcccattgccattgtggTCTACAGCGAACTGGTGGCCATGTTCATCGAAAGAACTCTGGGTCAGGGGACCAGTTCGGTCACCATCGGTTTGTCCCTATTCGGTGGCGGAAAGATACt CACAAATGCCACATACGAAGAGAACATGCAGGAGCTGCGAAAGGACAGCGTATCCTTCGGCATACTCATGACCCTGAATACTCTGCTGATGCTCTTCTCCGGAGTTTACTATGTGGATGCATTCAACAGATTGGCTCTGAAACTCACAGTCCGCATGCGAAGGGAATTCTTCAAGGCCACTCTAAGACAGGAGATCGGATGGCATGACATGGCCAAGGATCAAAACTTTGCCGTTCGCATTACTGA CAACATGGAGAAAATACGCAGTGGCATAGCTGAAAACTTAGGTCACTATGTGGAGATCATGTGTGATGTAACCATCAGTGTAGTTCTCTCCTTTGTCTACGGATGGAAATTGGCTCTGGCGATAGTGTTTTATATACCCTTAACCCTCGTAGTCAACTCAGCAGTGGCCCAT tacCAAGGTAAGCTGACGGGCCAGGAGCAAAGCTCCTATGTTCGAGCCAGCTCGGTAGTTGAGGAAGTGATTGGAGCCATCCGGACTGTGGTGGCATTTGGAGGAGAACGAACCGAGTCCCAGCGGTATGACACTCTGCTGAAACCCGCTCTCAAGGCTGGCAAATGGAAAGGAGCCTTCTCCGGACTGAGTGACACGGTGATGAAGGCCATGTTGTTTATCACAGGAGCGGGTTCCTTCTGGTACGGAGCTAATTTGATTCTCTACTACCGGGATCCCAGCATTCCCATTGACGAGAGGGAATACACGCCGGCGGTTGTGATGATTGTGATATCGGGCATAATCGTGAGTGCCAATCAAATATCCCGAACCTCACCGTTTTTGGAGACATTCGCCATGGCTCGAGGCTCGGCTTCAGCCATATTGGATGTAATAGATCGAACATCCCTGATTGATCCACTCTCCAAGGCTGGGAAAATCCTGAACTATGGTCTGAAGGGAGCCGTAGAGTTCAGAGATGTGTTCTTCCGCTATCCTGCCAGAGAAGATGTTATTGTGCTGCGTGGTCTGAATGTGGTCATCGAGGAAGGTCAAACTGTGGCCCTGGTGGGTCCTTCAGGATGCGGCAAGTCCACGTGCATACAGCTGTTGCAGCGCTTCTATGATCCCGTCTTTGGGCAAGTGCTATTGGATGGTGAGGACGTCCGGAAGTACAACATCAAGTGGCTGCGTTCGAACATTGCCGTGGTGGGTCAGGAGCCCGTTCTCTTCCAGGGAACTATTGGGGAAAATATCCGGCATGGCAAGCCAGAAGCCACCCAAAAGGAAGTCGAAGACGCAGCTAAAGCCGGCAATGCTCACGATTTTATCATAGCTCTACATAAG GGCTACGATACGGACATCAGCGAGAAGGGCGTTCAGCTTTCTGGAGGTCAGCGTCAGCGTATTGCCATCGCTAGAGCTCTAATTCAGCAGCCGAAAATCCTGCTTCTGGATGAGGCCACCTCCGCCTTGGATTACCACTCCGAGAAGCTGGTCCAGGCTGCGCTGGACAAGGCCTGCAAGGGCAGAACCACCTTGGTGGTGTCCCATCGCCTTTCGGCCATCCGGCACGCCCATCGAATTGTTTATATTGAAAATGGCAAAGCCGTGGAGCAAGGCACCCACGAGGAGTTGATGAAGCTGGAGGGATTCTATCACAAAATGGTCACCGTGCATTCCTACGATGATTCCGCCGAGGAGCTACTAAATGAACTGGAAGAAGTGGCCGAGATCAAGGAGAGAAAAATGTCCTATGAAGTTGAACCTTACCAGCTGGGCACCCGGAACTCCATTGTGTCGCTGGAAAAGAACGCAGAGTTTCAGATGAAGAACCTAAATGGCCTGACCAATATAACTCTGAATCCGGAATTTGAGGATGCGGGAGTTCCATCCGGAAATTATATCAGCACGTTCTTTCGCATTTTGGGTTGGGCTCGACCAGAGTGGAGTTTTCTCATTATTGGCGCCATCTGTGCTGGACTTTATGGAGTCACCATGCCGGTATTTTCCGTGGTGCTAGCTGAACTATATGGATCGTTGGCCAAGCCAACGGACGAGGAAGTCCTCGACCAAAGTGCGTCCATGGCCATCATCTCCCTGGTGATTGGCATCGCAGCTGGCGTGGTCTGCTACATCCAGACATTTTTCTTCAATCTGGCTGGAGTCTGGCTTACTATGCGAATGCG CTCCAAGACCTTTAAATGCATCATGAACCAGGAGATGGGATGGTTCGATCGCAAGGAGAACAGCATTGGAGCCCTTTCTGCCCGACTATCCGGCGATGCGGCCAGCGTTCAAGGAGCCATTGGATTTCCGCTGAGCAACATCATCCAGGCGTTTACCAACTTCATCTGCAGTATTGCGATTGCCTTTCCCTACTCCTGGGAATTGGCCTTAATTTGCCTGAGCACCTCGCCCTTCATGATTGCATCCATTGTTTTCGAGGCTAGATTTGGGGAGAAGTCGGCGTTGAAGGAGAAGGAGGTGCTGGAGGAAACCAGCCGCATAGCCACCGAGACTATTACTCAAATTCGGACAGTGGCTGGACTGCGACGAGAGGAGGATCTGATTAAGATATATGACAAGGAGGTGGAGCGATATCGCACGCAGATCCTCAGTCGACTGAAATGGCGAGGACTGGTCAACTCCTTGGGCAAGTCCCTCATGTTCTTCGGCTACGCAGTGACCCTGACATATGGTGGACACATGTGTGCTGATGGCAAGATCAAATTTGAGACGATTATGAA aATATCCAACACAATGCTGTATGGTCTATTTATTCTGGCCCAATCTCTGGCCTTCACTCCCGCCTTCAATGCTGCTCTCCTTTCCGCCAATCGAATGTATGAGATCATTGATCGTAAGCCACAGATCCAATCACCCGAATCCTTCGAGATCCAACAGAATGGCAATGGAACGGCTTACAAGACCAATGTCGTGCAGCAAGGAGTCAGCTATCGTGGCCTCAACTTCTCCTATCCCTCGAGACCGCATATTAAGGTCCTACAGAACTTCAATCTGGATATCAATCAGGGTCAGACGGTTGCCTTGGTGGGTGCTTCGGGATCGGGAAAATCCACATGTGTACAGCTATTGATGCGGTACTACGATCCGGATGAGGGCAAGATT CTCATAGACCAGGAGAGCATCCACCACGACATGGACTTGAAAACTCTACGTCGACGCCTGGGCATTGTGTCCCAGGAACCTTCGCTTTTCGAGAAGTCCATCGCCGATAATATTGGCTATGGAGACACTTCGCGACAGGTGCCCATGCAGCAGATAATCGAGGCGGCCAAAATGGCCAATGCCCATGAGTTCATAATGTCCCTGCCTGCGCAGTATGACACGGTTCTGGGCGCCAAGGGCACCCAACTCTCcggtggccaaaagcaaagaaTTGCGATTGCTCGTGCGATGGTGAGGAATCCCAAGATCCTGCTGCTGGATGAAGCCACCTCTGCGCTGGATTTCCAAAGTGAACGG GTGGTGCAACAAGCTTTGGACTCGGCATGTTCAGGACGAACCTGTATAGTAATAGCTCACCGCCTGTCCACCATCCAAAATGCCAATGTGATTTGCGTAATTCAAGCCGGAAAGATTGTGGAGCAGGGCACTCACTCGCAACTTCTGGCCAAGAATGGCATTTATTCCAAGCTCTATCGCTGTCAGACGAAAGCCTCTTGA
- the LOC122616273 gene encoding uncharacterized protein LOC122616273 gives MKAVGIFLICLACSFGANLAFPNPCPMETNCGEVDETSSICGLDEERGCIRKFPSKCHMDQAFCVEGRNFTDFSEEYCSMESYLCEISPTYERWTIFFGHEDSD, from the exons ATGAAAGCAGTTGGCATTTTCCTAATATGTCTGG CATGTTCCTTTGGAGCGAATCTTGCGTTTCCAAATCCGTGCCCAATGGAAACTAATTGCGGTGAGGTGGATGAGACAAGTTCCATTTGCGGATTAGATGAGGAAAGGGGTTGTATTCGAAAATTTCCATCCAAGTGCCATATGGATCAAGCATTTTGCGTGGAAGGAAGAA atTTCACCGACTTTAGTGAGGAATACTGCTCAATGGAATCGTATCTCTGTGAGATTTCACCCACATACGAACGCTGGACCATTTTCTTTGGGCATGAGGATTCGGATTAA
- the LOC122616274 gene encoding uncharacterized protein LOC122616274, which translates to MSINRVNSSTAMRSASLKFYLICLLVICVIGWSAGVPLSRKELEERYRTKPPVADERDADAELDSAYDRLPKRP; encoded by the exons ATGTCCATCAATCGAGTTAATTCCAGCACAGCCATGAGAAGCGCGTCGCTTAAGTTCTATCTGATATGTCTGCTAGTTATCTGCG TGATCGGTTGGAGTGCTGGAGTACCACTTTCACGGAAGGAGCTCGAGGAGCGGTACCGAACAAAGCCTCCGGTGGCTGATGAAcgggatgcggatgcggaatTGGATAGTGCCTACGATCGGTTACCCAAAAGACCTTGA